The nucleotide sequence GATTTGCAGACAAGCTGCAAATCAAAGCTTCTGCGAAGCAACAAAAAACTATTCGGTGAAACTCGGTGACCATTGGCGATAAAGTTTTTCCACCGAAATACGCCGAAGTCACCGAGCATCGCCGAAAAAAACTTTGGCAGGATGATTTATCGGCAGAATTATTTCAAATCGTTCTGCCGACAAATTATCCTGCCATAAACTTTCAGAATTTTATTCTAACTTTAAAAAGCTAATCGCCTACTCGTGCGTGGCGCTGAGCCGCTGCAAAAAGACCCTCGCCGGTTGAAAGCCGGGATCTTCTTCGAGCATCGTGACCAATACCCTCTTGGCCATATCAACGTTTTGGGCGTCAGTATAAAAGCCGGCGAGATAAAAGCGCGCGTTTTGTTTCTCGGCGCGACTCAAGTCCGGATGATTCAGAGCCTGCGCCATGAACTGGCAGGCGGCGTCAAAATTTTTTTGCTGCCACTGCGCCAGCGCGATTTGATAGAGGATCATGCCTTTTTGCTCGGAGAGCGGCAGCACTTTTTGCAAAAACGCTTCACGCTGATTCCAATTCTTTTCGATCTCGTACGTTTTCGCGACTTGTTGGTAGGGATAGGGATCGTCCGGCGCATACACGCTCACCGCCAAATACTCCCGCCGCGCACGCGCATAATCCTGGCGGCGCAAATAATCCTCCGCCATTTTGTAATGCGCGCGCGACCAGACGTTGTCGACGAAAAGATAATCCCGCGCAATGGGCACGGCTGCGGGGTCGCCGCGCGGCTTGTAATCCGCGAGCGTCACCGCTTTCTCTGGAAACGGCCAGCGATGAATCATCTCAAAAATTTTGAGGCGGCCAATGTCCCAATCCAAATCCGTGACAAAATAGGGATGTTCATCCGGCGTAAAGTTGGTGTTGCGTTGTTTCAGTAAACCGGAAGCATTGATCGCGTCATAAAACGTCTTCGCCATGAGATAGTAGCCGTTCGGGTCGGGATGGAGATGATCGACCATGATATTGTTCCCGATCAACCCTTGCGCCGAGCGCGCGGCAAAAACCTGCTGCATATCGACCAATGAAGCTTTATGCCGCGCTGCTGCCGCGGCGATGATGTGATTCACTTGTTCGCTGGCGCGGAAGCGGATGACATCACGATCCTTCGCGCCGGTCAAAAAATACCGGGCCGCGGCAGAATCATGCTGCGTAAGATAGGCCCGGCCTAATTTATACCAGAGATTTGCTGCGGCGGAATCGAGTGTCAAGGCTTTGTGATAAGCCTCTGCGCTTGCGGCAAAGTTTTCGCGCTGCATGAGTTGATCACCGGCCGTTATCTGGGCGCGATATTCCTGCGCGACAACGGCGCTGGCCGCCTGTGGTTGTGCGCTCGCAAACGGGGGCAGATCGCGAATATTCGAGACGAGATTGCTCAAGATCACCGGCACGTTTCGCGCGGTGCACTCGGTTAAAAGGATGTTCAGATTATCTTCGAAGTTGGAAAGGGTGGCGCGATATTTTTCCGAGCCGAGTGGAATTTCTTGATCGCGAATCACGCCGGCCATGAGAGTTTTATTGGTCGGTTTGATTTCCGGCGCGCGGCGCAACGCCGAAACGGCGCGCTTCAGCATTTGCACGAGATGCAGTTTTTGAAGTTTGAGATAGAGACGAATCAGGCCGCCGTTTTGCCCGAGAGACACTGTTGAAGCGGCGCCGTATGCGCCATAAAATTCATTGTGCCCCATGTAAACGAGAATCAAATCCGGCGAGGCCGCGAGAATATCCGGCAGCAAGTCGAGCACCGTGAAGCTATTCACCGCGGAGATGCCGGCGTTGAGTACCTCGAAGTGATAATCGGGATAGGCTTGCGTTAGGAGATAGCGCAATTGCACCGGAAACGGCGCCTGGCAATCAAAGGGAAAACCGGCAGTGGTGGAACCGCCCAGACAAACAATGCGAAAGGTTTTAGAGGTTTTTTCTTTGAGGAATTTCTCGGGCTGCAATCCCGGCACCGAGACTTTGCGGGGATCGAAATAGCGTTTGGCAACCCATTGGTTGAATTGGTAGTACTCTTTGCCCTTGTGAGTCGTTTCGAGGATAAACGGCTCCTGGCGGAATGCGCCGAAGACGCGCAAAACCAGCTCAAGAAGAGCCAGGATCGCGATGGGCAACAGCGCCATCAAGAGGGAGAAGACGTTTTTTTTTCGGCGATTCATGCGAAATAGTTCAGTCACGGCTTGGCCGTGACTTGTTGTTTTGATTTTCGAATGAACGGATCGGCTACGGCTCGGCCGTAGCCTGAACTTTACTCGCACACTGCTACCTTGAAAATATCATCCATCTTTGAATGTCATCCAGCAAGGATCTTGTGAAGTTGCAGGCAAATTGTTGAGAACTTCACAAGATTCGCCTGAATGACAATTCGAAGGAGCCATCCAATCATCATTTCAGATAAACGGCCTTGTGCTGCGCGAGAAGCTCTCCTTCAAATTGCAGGCGCACGAAATAAATGCCGGCGCTCAAGCCGCGCGCGTCGAGAAGAATCTGCTCACTGCCGGCAGGACGAAACCCCCGCGCCAGTGTTCGGATGTGTCGGCCGTTCATGTCGAACAGTGTTAACTCAACCGTCCCCGGCGTTGCCAGGGAATAAGTAATTTTTGCCGAAGGATTAAACGGGTTGGGATAAATTCCCAAAGCAAAATCTGCCGGAAGCATTTCACTCTGGCGCACGGCAGTAGATGCTGTGCGCTCAACCAGCAATCCGCTTAAAGTTGGCGCATCGGCTTCTGCGGCAAAATAAAAATCAAGCACGCCGTCAGCCACATCGATATCTGAAAACGTTTTTTCCAGCGCTACATTCTTTCCAACTTCAGCGATGACGTCGAGATTATCAACCAGCAAACGGCCTTCGGCATAAACATCAAACACGCGCTGGCCGCTGAGATCATGCTCGGATTCTGCCATCATCAACGCGACGCGATACTTGCCCTCCGGCACGCGCACGCGATAAAAATTCAATCCTTCGCGCTCGGTTTGGTAAATCTCGGGCTGATTTGTTCCTGAAATCGTTGTGCCCGCCGGTCGCGTGCGCGCGGTTCCGCCGGAAGCGCCATATTCCTGATAATAATCCCAAGTTCGATCAGGCAAAAAATCCGCCTCGTTATTCCCGCCAAGATTGAAGGCGAGTGGCAGCGCCAGGCTGTTGGCAACATTGGTGAATTGCACGCCCATTTGCAGCGCTGCCGGCGAACGATCTTTGATGCCGCTGGCCACCAGCACGAAGCTTTGCGTCAAATCCAACGAATCCGTTTGTAGTGCAACCACTTTATTGCCCGGCTGCAAGCTCGCGTTCTGAATGGTCGCGCCTGCTATGGTATAATTGGAAATCGTTTCCGCCGAGACTTTTTCAACTTCTTCCGAAAAGAAAACCAGAAATCTGTTTGCCTCCGCTCTGGCCCAGACGAGATAAGGCGGATTGATGTCGAGGTCGATGATCGTGCCGCCGCGATAGCCGGTGGCTTCAGGCGTCGTTAAGCAAAGAATCATGTAGCCATTGCGGAAAACGATATTGTCATGAATGAATTGTGCATTGTTGCCATCAAAGGTGTGCGTGGCTTTGTCCCAGCGGCTTTGATCCCAATTGTCGAAGTTATCCGTCCATTGCAACGTGAAATTGTCGCCTTCTCCCGGCGTGTAGGCGTAATATTTCACCCAATCATAATAGCCATAAAACGGCAGAGTGTTGGGATCGAAGGCGCCGGCCCAGGCCACGGCCGTCGGTTGCCACATATTCATCATAATTTTTTGCGGCCGAGTCAGCGTCGCGACGTGAGCTTCGGTTTGGCGATACACTTCGTAACCGTCGACGAACCACGCGACATAGTCGGGCGTCCATTCGAACGCATGCACATGAAACGAGAGATGCGGATTGAATTTCACGACCTGGCGGCGGACATGATCGATGCGATTGGGCGTGATGGTGTTGTATTGCACTTCGTTGGAGTAGCGCCCCATGATCTCGATGTCGATTTCGTTCCAATTTGCGACGGAAAACGGAGAGGAATCATGATAGGTGAACAACGTCGTCAAAATGCCGCTGCCGGCGGCGGATTTCATGCGCACTTCGAAGCGGCCGTAGGTGTAGGATTCTTTCGTGCGATATTCCGCGCCGCGATAGGGCTTGCTTTGGCTGAACGCAATCCCGTTGAGGAGCAAAAAGACAAGCGCAAATCGTGCGAGAAGTTTTTGAGTCATGGGTTTCATGTTCTGCTGCAATTGTTTAGTCTCTACAGCGTTTTGCGATTGAGCGAAGATGTCATCTCGCCCGGCGGGATGACAACATCAGCAGACAAATGTAAAACGCTATAAATGGCGCGCTACATTGTCTGCACAGCAGTGAGAAATCGCCCGGGCGGAGGTGTTTTCAGGCGGTGTCTATTGGCTGAGCACAAGTTTTTTTGTGAGAGAAAAATCGCCCATTTGCAAGCGGTAGAAATACACGCCGCTGGCAATTCCTTGTGCCTCGAATGTCGCCTCATGCCTGCCTGCCTTCATGAACCGATCGGCCAATGTCATGACTTCTCGCCCTGCAACATCAATGATTTTGAGAGAAACGCGGCCGCTGCGCGGCAGATAAAATGCAATCGTCGTTGCAGGATTGAAGGGATTTGGATAATTCTGCTCCAGCATAAAATCTTCAGGCGCAAAGCCATTGTTTTCGTCAACGCTGCTGGGCTTTCCGGGAATTCTCGCCTCCATCCACAGCATGCGCAAATTGAGCCATTCTTTCAGGTAGTTCAACTCCTCGGCATAGGTTTGTCCAATGAAGGCATTGGGCCAAACGTACGTACCCAAAATCGGCCAGCGCTCGAAGTTGCGTTTTTGCGCTTCGTCGATGTAAGCGGCCATGGAATCGAGATAAGCGTGGACGCGCGAAATCTCCAAAACGTTTGGGCGCAATTCGCGCCAGCGGGCATACACGCGGTTGGTGAAAGTGGAATCTTGCAGCAGCTTCTGCCACCAAAACGGAATTTGAAAGCCGTCGGATTGCACGCGAAAATCAACCTGCCAGTCCGCCAGCATCGCGCCGTTGTAGTAATCCGCGTTGCCGAAGGCGAGATCATAATCCCATGCCGGGCCCATTTTCAGCTTGCCGCCTTTGCTGTCGCGATCTTTGTGCATAAACGTGCTCAGGCGATAGCCATCGACATTGCGCGAGATTTCATTGAGAATAAAGTAATCGACGAACGAATCGATATCGATATACTGCGCATAGCCGTTTTGCGGATCGGCGTACTCCGGCTTGGTCATCAAGTTCTCGAAGGTGAAGACGAAGTTCTTGATATAAGATATCTGCTCGGGCGCGAGATCTTCCAATTTGGGCGTGTCGTACTGATAGTAAATCCTCTGCCACGCGCCGGGATAAGGCAGGAAGGTAGAATACCAGCCGTCGGTATCCGAACCTTCGAGCTTGTCGATTTTGATGATGTAGCCGCCGGTCAGCGCGTCGCCGGAAATGTCGGTAGGCTCCATCTTCGAAATGTTCACACGGTTCTTGTCGCGCTTGATTTTTTCCATGAGCATGTACACGCCGTGATAATCGCCGTTGAGCACCACTTCGCAAAATTGCGTGCGGCTGGCATAGCGGCCCATATCATTCGCCAGCTTGTACGCCAGGACATTGCGCATCAACGTTTTATCGGAGTAGGAGGCGGACAAGATCCAATCGGCTTCTTCCGGCATGTTCAACAAAGACACATCGAGATCTTCGCCTTGCGCATCTTTGGTTTCAAAGCCGTATTGCTTTTTGGGAAATTGTTGCGAACTGGAGCCGCGGATTTCGATGGCGATCTTGCCGTTGTAGTGATTGAAGGGATCCGTGAGGTTGTTGCGCACGCCCGGGCCGTTGTAGATAATGCCCATGTCAGCCGCGATTTTCGGTTCATCGGGAATCGCCTGGCCGTGGGTGTCGATCACCACGATCGGTAGATTCGAAGAGGTGAAATTAACTTTGTGCAGTGCGGCGGGATCTTTGGTTTGAGCGGCGGCTGGCTTCAGCGCCAGGCTGAAAGCCAGTAAAGACAGGCCTACCAATCTTACGCTTTTCATGGTGCTACCCTCACATATTATTTTTCATGAATTCAACATTTGGCTTCTCATGCACGCCGGCAATATTAACGAAATCCCCACCAAAGCGCAATTAAAAGAATAACCAGGACGACAGAGGCCGCCACGTTCACGGTGTGCCAGCGCGTGCGTTCCCACATGATTTCGCCCGCTTCCGAGAAGGTCAGATGCGTTAATTTTTTTCGAATCGGCGCTTCACTCGCCAAACTCACGGCAACCAAAACACCGGAGCACACGACGAAGAGGAAAACCGCATAATGCAGAAAGTTGACGGTGGCGAGGTATCTCAGCCATTCATTCGCCAATGGCGAAATTTTGTGTTGGATCTCCAGCACGAAACGCAACGCGCCCAGCACCAGTCCGGTGAGTAATGAGGCAATGGCGCCTTTGCCGTTGACGCGCTTCCACAAAATTCCAAAAAGAAAGCAGGCGGCAATCGGCGGCGAAACATAGGCCTGCACGCTTTGCAGATAAACATACATGCGTTCGTCGCTGAGCAGACCGATAAACGGAATCCACAACAAGCCCAGCACGACCATGGCCGCCGTGGCCAGTCGGCCGAAACGTACCGTGGCTTTTTCATCCGCCTCGGGCCGCAAGCGCTGGAAAATATCAATCGTGAGCAGGGTGGAGGTGGAATTGAACATGGCGCTGAGCGAAGACATCAACGCCGCCAGCAAACCGGCAACGACGAGTCCCTTCAAGCCGGTGGGCAATAACGTCGTAACCATCCAGGCGTAGGCTTTGTCGCCGGTCACTTGGCCGTCTGACAGGGCATACGCAATCACGCCCGGCAGCACGAGTATGAACACCGGAAGGATTTTGAGAAAGCCGGCGAAGATCGTTCCGCCGCGCGCATGATCGAGATTCTTCGCGCTCAACACGCGTTGCACAATATATTGATCCGTGCACCAATACCAAATGCCGAGAATCGGCGCGCCGAACACAATGCCGGTCCAGGGAAAATCCGGGTCGCTCATGGGCTTGAACATGCTCCAGAAATCCACCGGCGTGGCCGCTACCAATGCCTCCCAACCGCCGACGCGATTCAGCCCAATGAACGTCAGCGCGAACGAGCCGATGATCAAGATGAACATCTGCACCGCCCAAAATGGTGTAAAGGCCGGTGGCGATCACGATCACGATGGCCGAGGTGTACATGTCCCAACCGACCACCGCATTTAAGAGAATGCCGCCGGCATAAAGCGCGATCGAGATTT is from Cytophagia bacterium CHB2 and encodes:
- a CDS encoding tetratricopeptide repeat protein gives rise to the protein MTELFRMNRRKKNVFSLLMALLPIAILALLELVLRVFGAFRQEPFILETTHKGKEYYQFNQWVAKRYFDPRKVSVPGLQPEKFLKEKTSKTFRIVCLGGSTTAGFPFDCQAPFPVQLRYLLTQAYPDYHFEVLNAGISAVNSFTVLDLLPDILAASPDLILVYMGHNEFYGAYGAASTVSLGQNGGLIRLYLKLQKLHLVQMLKRAVSALRRAPEIKPTNKTLMAGVIRDQEIPLGSEKYRATLSNFEDNLNILLTECTARNVPVILSNLVSNIRDLPPFASAQPQAASAVVAQEYRAQITAGDQLMQRENFAASAEAYHKALTLDSAAANLWYKLGRAYLTQHDSAAARYFLTGAKDRDVIRFRASEQVNHIIAAAAARHKASLVDMQQVFAARSAQGLIGNNIMVDHLHPDPNGYYLMAKTFYDAINASGLLKQRNTNFTPDEHPYFVTDLDWDIGRLKIFEMIHRWPFPEKAVTLADYKPRGDPAAVPIARDYLFVDNVWSRAHYKMAEDYLRRQDYARARREYLAVSVYAPDDPYPYQQVAKTYEIEKNWNQREAFLQKVLPLSEQKGMILYQIALAQWQQKNFDAACQFMAQALNHPDLSRAEKQNARFYLAGFYTDAQNVDMAKRVLVTMLEEDPGFQPARVFLQRLSATHE
- a CDS encoding T9SS type A sorting domain-containing protein; this encodes MKSVRLVGLSLLAFSLALKPAAAQTKDPAALHKVNFTSSNLPIVVIDTHGQAIPDEPKIAADMGIIYNGPGVRNNLTDPFNHYNGKIAIEIRGSSSQQFPKKQYGFETKDAQGEDLDVSLLNMPEEADWILSASYSDKTLMRNVLAYKLANDMGRYASRTQFCEVVLNGDYHGVYMLMEKIKRDKNRVNISKMEPTDISGDALTGGYIIKIDKLEGSDTDGWYSTFLPYPGAWQRIYYQYDTPKLEDLAPEQISYIKNFVFTFENLMTKPEYADPQNGYAQYIDIDSFVDYFILNEISRNVDGYRLSTFMHKDRDSKGGKLKMGPAWDYDLAFGNADYYNGAMLADWQVDFRVQSDGFQIPFWWQKLLQDSTFTNRVYARWRELRPNVLEISRVHAYLDSMAAYIDEAQKRNFERWPILGTYVWPNAFIGQTYAEELNYLKEWLNLRMLWMEARIPGKPSSVDENNGFAPEDFMLEQNYPNPFNPATTIAFYLPRSGRVSLKIIDVAGREVMTLADRFMKAGRHEATFEAQGIASGVYFYRLQMGDFSLTKKLVLSQ
- a CDS encoding glycosyl hydrolase family protein produces the protein MKPMTQKLLARFALVFLLLNGIAFSQSKPYRGAEYRTKESYTYGRFEVRMKSAAGSGILTTLFTYHDSSPFSVANWNEIDIEIMGRYSNEVQYNTITPNRIDHVRRQVVKFNPHLSFHVHAFEWTPDYVAWFVDGYEVYRQTEAHVATLTRPQKIMMNMWQPTAVAWAGAFDPNTLPFYGYYDWVKYYAYTPGEGDNFTLQWTDNFDNWDQSRWDKATHTFDGNNAQFIHDNIVFRNGYMILCLTTPEATGYRGGTIIDLDINPPYLVWARAEANRFLVFFSEEVEKVSAETISNYTIAGATIQNASLQPGNKVVALQTDSLDLTQSFVLVASGIKDRSPAALQMGVQFTNVANSLALPLAFNLGGNNEADFLPDRTWDYYQEYGASGGTARTRPAGTTISGTNQPEIYQTEREGLNFYRVRVPEGKYRVALMMAESEHDLSGQRVFDVYAEGRLLVDNLDVIAEVGKNVALEKTFSDIDVADGVLDFYFAAEADAPTLSGLLVERTASTAVRQSEMLPADFALGIYPNPFNPSAKITYSLATPGTVELTLFDMNGRHIRTLARGFRPAGSEQILLDARGLSAGIYFVRLQFEGELLAQHKAVYLK